A single region of the Salvia splendens isolate huo1 chromosome 18, SspV2, whole genome shotgun sequence genome encodes:
- the LOC121777683 gene encoding methionine aminopeptidase 1D, chloroplastic/mitochondrial isoform X1: MAAATSIQPRLFTTFLGDCRFLPSHSIHHLFRFNPGRGNVSMKMSRTFSGLTNLLFNRGSNEEFADSKRQRLKPGTISPTRPVPNHIPKPPYVKSRKPPGIASGPEIHNEKGIACMRASGRLAAQVLQHAGTLVKPGITTDEIDQAVHQMIIDNGAYPSPLGYGGFPKSVCTSVNECICHGIPDSRALQDGDIINIDVTVYLNGYHGDTSATFFVGEVSEEAISLVKVTKECLDKAISICAPGVEFKQIGKIIHDHADEHRYGVVQQFVGHGVGRVFHSAPVVLHYRNNDRGRMVLNQTFTIEPMLTLGSINPIMWDDDWTVVTEDGSLSAQFEHTILITKDGAEILTQC, from the exons ATGGCGGCGGCCACTTCAATTCAACCCCGCTTATTCACCACCTTCCTTGGGGACTGCCGCTTTCTTCCCTCCCATTCAATCCACCATCTCTTCCGTTTCAATCCAG GAAGGGGCAATGTATCAATGAAAATGTCAAGGACGTTCTCTGGATTGACCAATTTATTATTTAACAGAGG AAGCAATGAAGAATTTGCTGATAGCAAAAGGCAACGTTTAAAACCCGGTACAATATCTCCCACTCGGCCAGTCCCCAATCACATACCGAAACCTCCTTATGTGAAATCTAGAAAACCACCTGGAATTGCTAGTGGGCCTGAAATACATAATGAGAAAGGGATAGCGTGCATGAGAGCCTCAGGGAGGCTTGCTGCACAAGTTCTTCAGCATGCTGGAACTCTAGTGAAG CCAGGCATCACAACAGATGAAATTGACCAAGCAGTTCATCAGATGATCATTGACAATGGAGCATATCCATCTCCCCTTGGTTATGGTGGGTTTCCAAAGAGTGTATGCACATCGGTGAATGAGTGCATTTGCCATGGTATTCCAGATTCACGGGCCCTTCAG GATGGTGACATTATCAACATTGATGTTACAGTTTATCTTAAT GGTTATCATGGTGATACATCTGCAACATTTTTTGTTGGAGAAGTCAGTGAGGAGGCCATAAGCTTAGTTAAG GTAACCAAAGAATGCCTTGACAAGGCAATATCAATATGTGCACCAGGAGTTGAATTTAAACAAATTGGCAAGATAATACA tgACCATGCAGATGAACACCGTTATGGAGTTGTCCAGCAGTTCGTTGGCCATGGAGTTGGAAGGGTTTTTCACAGTGCTCCTGTGGTTCTTCATTACA GGAATAATGATCGTGGACGTATGGTTCTAAACCAAACCTTCACCATCG AACCAATGTTGACACTGGGAAGCATCAACCCGATAATGTGGGACGACGACTGGACAGTCGTAACAGAGGATGGCAGCCTCTCAGCTCAGTTTGAGCACACCATCTTAATAACCAAGGATGGCGCGGAGATACTAACTCAATGCTGA
- the LOC121777683 gene encoding methionine aminopeptidase 1D, chloroplastic/mitochondrial isoform X2 yields MAAATSIQPRLFTTFLGDCRFLPSHSIHHLFRFNPGRGNVSMKMSRTFSGLTNLLFNRGNEEFADSKRQRLKPGTISPTRPVPNHIPKPPYVKSRKPPGIASGPEIHNEKGIACMRASGRLAAQVLQHAGTLVKPGITTDEIDQAVHQMIIDNGAYPSPLGYGGFPKSVCTSVNECICHGIPDSRALQDGDIINIDVTVYLNGYHGDTSATFFVGEVSEEAISLVKVTKECLDKAISICAPGVEFKQIGKIIHDHADEHRYGVVQQFVGHGVGRVFHSAPVVLHYRNNDRGRMVLNQTFTIEPMLTLGSINPIMWDDDWTVVTEDGSLSAQFEHTILITKDGAEILTQC; encoded by the exons ATGGCGGCGGCCACTTCAATTCAACCCCGCTTATTCACCACCTTCCTTGGGGACTGCCGCTTTCTTCCCTCCCATTCAATCCACCATCTCTTCCGTTTCAATCCAG GAAGGGGCAATGTATCAATGAAAATGTCAAGGACGTTCTCTGGATTGACCAATTTATTATTTAACAGAGG CAATGAAGAATTTGCTGATAGCAAAAGGCAACGTTTAAAACCCGGTACAATATCTCCCACTCGGCCAGTCCCCAATCACATACCGAAACCTCCTTATGTGAAATCTAGAAAACCACCTGGAATTGCTAGTGGGCCTGAAATACATAATGAGAAAGGGATAGCGTGCATGAGAGCCTCAGGGAGGCTTGCTGCACAAGTTCTTCAGCATGCTGGAACTCTAGTGAAG CCAGGCATCACAACAGATGAAATTGACCAAGCAGTTCATCAGATGATCATTGACAATGGAGCATATCCATCTCCCCTTGGTTATGGTGGGTTTCCAAAGAGTGTATGCACATCGGTGAATGAGTGCATTTGCCATGGTATTCCAGATTCACGGGCCCTTCAG GATGGTGACATTATCAACATTGATGTTACAGTTTATCTTAAT GGTTATCATGGTGATACATCTGCAACATTTTTTGTTGGAGAAGTCAGTGAGGAGGCCATAAGCTTAGTTAAG GTAACCAAAGAATGCCTTGACAAGGCAATATCAATATGTGCACCAGGAGTTGAATTTAAACAAATTGGCAAGATAATACA tgACCATGCAGATGAACACCGTTATGGAGTTGTCCAGCAGTTCGTTGGCCATGGAGTTGGAAGGGTTTTTCACAGTGCTCCTGTGGTTCTTCATTACA GGAATAATGATCGTGGACGTATGGTTCTAAACCAAACCTTCACCATCG AACCAATGTTGACACTGGGAAGCATCAACCCGATAATGTGGGACGACGACTGGACAGTCGTAACAGAGGATGGCAGCCTCTCAGCTCAGTTTGAGCACACCATCTTAATAACCAAGGATGGCGCGGAGATACTAACTCAATGCTGA